The window ACCTCTTAGGTGGGGGATGAATTGCCATAGCTTACTTATTATGATCTTATTATGATAGAATATAAATGTGTCAACGTATAGACAAATGGTCGGAATAACAAATAACTGACCAGTAATGTGCCTGTATTCCGTAAAGTCAAGCTGGTGCACTGGCAGGACACAGTAGGGCAGGGACTGCCCGATTGCAAGCCTGTGGAGATGCCATACGTCATCTGAGAAGCAGGAAGCTCACACCTCTTAGGTGGTGAGTAGTTCACTACAAATGCCATTTCGGTAAGAGGTGACATACTCCCACCACCTACGCTAACACTTAGAGGTGGAGGCTTCTTGGGACGTACCAGCTAACGCCAGTATAATTACCAAGCTATCCCCGTTTGCCCAACGGTTCTATATTACCTAACTTTTCCCACTATTTTATACACTACACCCTAAAAGTTTAAGAATTAATTTTTGTTGATTTTTTAAAGTAACGGTTTTTGTCCAGTTTAGATTATGCTTTTCAGATCTGAGATTAACAATGTAACAAGATTGTAGAGTTTCAAGCACGTCTACAGGTGAAATTCCAAGAGATTTTGTCTTCTGTTTTATATAAGTTAAAATTGCAAATGCAATGTAACAAATCTTTATATGAGCTTTGATGTGATCCATTCTGTATTTTCTTATTGGGTGTAAATCTATTGAGCTTTTTAATTCTTTAAATGCTTTCTCAACAATATCTCTTTCATAATAAAGCCTTACTACCTCTTGGCTTGACATATCTGTGTTGTGGTAAACAAGACTATAACCAAAATACTTAGCCTTATCAATATCAAATTCGTCAGTTTCTATAGCGAAGTTTCTCTTAGCAATTTCTATTTCTGGATTATAAATTGCAATAAGCTTGCCATTAAAGAATGAAAAATCTTTAACATAAACTGATGTGTTTTTTAATTTGACCCTGTTTATCGGTTGAAATATTTCATCTCTATCTATATTGCTTAGATAATCTGATTGTATCTTTTTGTTCATTCTAAAACCACATATGGTTTTTTGATTTAGATTGTTGAGTTCTGTTATGTTCTCAAAACTACTCATTCCTCTATCAATCAATACTAAACTAAATTGTTTCATTCTTGCTTCTAACAAGAAATCCTGAAAAATCTTTACATTATTAATATTGCCTTCATAAACCTTATGCATTATTGGTATGCCTTCTTCTTTTGTTACAGCAAGAGCTATTTGGATCAATTTACCTACTTTGCCATCTTTACCTCTTCTTGACTTGTAATCTACTTTTGAGCCTGAGAAGTATGCATCTGTTATATCTATAATAAGTGCATCTTTATCTTTTGAATTTGAAAATAATTTATTAAAGATTAGATTTTCTATTTCAGAAAAAGACAACTCTTCTAAATCATCTAAGGCTTTATATATATTTTTGTCAATTA is drawn from Thermodesulfobium sp. 4217-1 and contains these coding sequences:
- a CDS encoding transposase, with amino-acid sequence MSFIRKIKKKNSVYLAEVESYREEGKVKQRVIRYVGKEVDGRVVRSVNTDDIEITSCKRYLDYYLLDCISNELGLKDKLGKKAKYILLLVYTQLIEHKPLYKLPEYIEETYLKELLGIGKLIDKNIYKALDDLEELSFSEIENLIFNKLFSNSKDKDALIIDITDAYFSGSKVDYKSRRGKDGKVGKLIQIALAVTKEEGIPIMHKVYEGNINNVKIFQDFLLEARMKQFSLVLIDRGMSSFENITELNNLNQKTICGFRMNKKIQSDYLSNIDRDEIFQPINRVKLKNTSVYVKDFSFFNGKLIAIYNPEIEIAKRNFAIETDEFDIDKAKYFGYSLVYHNTDMSSQEVVRLYYERDIVEKAFKELKSSIDLHPIRKYRMDHIKAHIKICYIAFAILTYIKQKTKSLGISPVDVLETLQSCYIVNLRSEKHNLNWTKTVTLKNQQKLILKLLGCSV